The Mugil cephalus isolate CIBA_MC_2020 chromosome 8, CIBA_Mcephalus_1.1, whole genome shotgun sequence genome segment TTAACCTTGAACTCTGAGGTTGAACCTGTCAAAAAAGAGGCACATTTAGGGTTTTATTATGTTGTGAGGTCAGGCGGGTCAAACTGTCCATTTGACACACAGTTGGGGGGAGTTTAGTactcagtctctgtgtttttttcatctctgaCTCCATAAAATGGCCAAGGTGACCTCCTGTGCACCCAGAATTAGCCAAAATGTTACAACTCCGAAAGACAACACCACCCTTACCTCACTGCTCTGATTGGGATCAGATGGCTTTGGTCTAAATCGTTTGGAGATGGAGGTCAACATGTGAGTTTAAATCCTCTGCTAGCTGGGAGCCAAAAGAAGAcattatttgtttctttgtccttACGTCAACCTGACAGCAACAAAGACTGGGGAAACTCTCCGACTGTTGAGTCGATGCCTTGTAGAGTAAATGTTTTAGTGGCTGATTATACTGGATGTGAACAGAAGGCAGTAGGTAAAAGTGAAAGCTTCATTCAAGCAAGACAAAGATTGCTTGATATTGTTGTGGCCTAAAGCCTCAAGGTAGTTACATTATTTTGAATCAAATTTGTACAAATTATTTAGCGTTTACTTGCAGGACGAATGCATTGCGTTTAAGCTTGTCATTGTTGATGTCTCTGCAAAGGGTTTCCACCATATGGAGCTCAGGTGATGTTCAAGTTTTCCAGTCTTTTATGTAATCTATTTAGTCATCGTTTtggtatatttgttttttaaagctggTCTGGACTTCATTTCCTCAAGCACGGAGACAACTTGTTTCTGCACAAGCTTTGATTGACATTTTTCCAACTATTGTTTTGCATAGATGCAACATTATTGGTACTGAGATAATGGACAAACaactaaatgtgaaatgattgtTGGGCTGAATTCCACACTCATAGAGCATTTACTGATATGTTTCACAACTGCTTTGTACCCTGATGAGGGTTTGGCTGTTTAtctgaggtttttgtttttgtcatttcactGCAGGAAAGCAGATAACACAGCAGTAATAGAAGTCTCAGGTCAGTTTTATGCTCATTTGTAATGACAATAGCAGGCCATTTCAAGAAAGCTGTGAGACATGAATAACTCCTTAGTGTGGCAAAATTAGCAGATGAGATTTCCTTCAAACAAAGTGTATCGTAGAAGGTGTAGGCGTGCTGGTGCAGAAGGTGGAGGTAGGGGGTTCTCAGGGAGGAGCGTGCCCTTCAGTTGCAGCGTTTCTGCAGTTTGGAGCACATTCCCCAAATCCTGCTGGGTTTTGTTCCCCAtaacctacaacaacgacaccGTGCAGTCCTGGAGAGGGGAGTGAGGGGAGTGAACAGAAAAAATGGCTCTGACTTTGCTCTCATTCTCTATtaaattgttttacttttataaataGTATTAATGAGGAGCTTCGATTCATGATTATGAGTTGATTTGACAGTACTGATATAtactattttttaattttgaaaagggaagaagagcCTTGCTGTCAGTGCTGAATCTGGAATGTTAAATCCATCATTGGACATGTTTAAAGACACCCTTTGGTTAACACGAAGTAAAATGAGGTTTTAAGAAACTGGAGAGCTCTGAATCTTCCAGATTCTTATGGTGCCCCTTCTAGCATTATATTCAGGACAGAACAATACACAGTACGGCTATGCCATAGCAAAACTATGccataaatgtttaactttaCACACAATCcatggaggatgtaaacatgactgtaaGAGTCTGCACAGAATTTTTCGAAATGTTAGATTTCTGTTCAGTGGAATCAGttcatttgacttttattcatgTAGCGTCAGTAACGGTACAAATTCCTTCAAaatgctttacaaaatccagtcTGAAACCCGGCCTGAAACCTTCAGAGCAAGCATGGAggtgatggtggcaaggaaaccttgagcagaacccagctcatatgggggGACACATCTGCttaaggccagccaggtaggcttgctctggatgtttcaggttggtttttgcaaagcgtcttgagacaatttgtattgttgttgacactatataaataaaattgaattgaatagaaaaagagagagggaagagactGAAAACAAGAGGGAAGAATGTTGTCTTCGAAAGCACAATATCAGCAAAAAGTAggctgaggtcaaaggtcagaacCCTGAGCAGCCTTTTCTGCATGTCGCCCCCACTGCATCCCCATTTTCATGTCTTtctacactgtcactttcaataaaggctaaaaaaagATCAGAACATCATGGTCCTAAACTCCTGGAGAGATTATGTAAGAGCTGTGGGAAGATTCACAGGATCTGATGATAGAGGTAATTTGTTTCATCTCTGCAGAATATATTGATAGCGCCTTTTCCCACGGGTGGTTCCGAGCTGCAGCGGAAAAAGGAAATGCACATCATTTTGTGATAGGAGGAGAACACCCAACGGTTCTCTGTGACTGCAAAGATGCAGATGTGGGCGAGGACGAAGTCAGAGGAGGTTTGAACACGGCTGTACTTTGTAATTTGCTTCTGTGGAAATGAGCAGAGCCATTTCCTCTCGATCTGGAGGGGGGTGTTTTAATGATAATGGCATACTCTGGGACTGACTGTCTCTTAAACTGGGGCAAACTACGTGGCTTGGTGACCTAATTTTGAGAGATGCTGATTCATTTTCAGGCAACACAAATCGCATCGCACACACATCGCATTTCCTGCCCTtaattttttggggggtttaaCTCAATGGATGGCAACTTCTACCACAGTTTGGTTCAGATATTCACGTTCTCCACAGGATGAACTCTAATTCCCTTGGTGACACCTTTAATCAGTACTTGCAAAACGTAAAGAATCTTGAGAATGCTGCTGGTCGGCAGAGGTTTGACTCTAGAAGCGTctagagcacaggtgtcaaacatatggcccaaCAGGGTCCGATCTGGcccgcgggatgaatttgcaaagtgcaaaaattacattgaagacattaacccaaattttccaataaaagtaactacttttcctaggtttcacacaattttagtaagagctgtggacataacacaacattgaaacataaattgcacttctttttcttaagaaacatctggTCGTTCATAAAAGATTATGTCAtggtgcagttcattaaatgtaaacactttcataatgcaCTTCATTGTGCtaaaacagaaggaaacatttgaagttgtcattatttgaaggtctggccctCTTGAGATCAAATGgttctgtacgtggcccctgaactaacacgagtttgacacccctggtctagagGCTAATGAGCATCTTAATAATCTTTAGCATCTTAAACAtcaccatttctgaaaacacGCCACAACCTGTAAAGTTGAAGAAACCACAAGAAGGCACCATTCATATGGTGGTAAAAGGCAAAAACTTTTAAAGCACTTTAGTGTTCAAAACATGACCAAGCCAGGCACCAATCTTTACAAGGCGATGAGCTTGAAAATGTGGCTTTCACTTTGTAAAGCAGCCATGCTAGGCTTAGCTAAGATATCTAGTATGACACAAAGATGAAAATACCTCCATTGTTGTTCTAGGTCTCTGAAAAGCTCTCAGACTTGAAGAAGAGGGGGAAGGTTCACATTCAGGACTTGGTCAAGGAGGCGAGTTTGTCAACCAACACCTCCAACACCTGGAACAGACCTCGCTGCGGTGTGCCAGACTACCCCGCCCAGAAGGAGGTGCATTATCAGGGACGACACCGCCAGAGGCGCTACGTCCTGTATGGAGGACGATTGGACAAGACAGACCTCACCTACAGGTAAACACTGCACGAAATATGTTACTGTGGATGATAATAAGCATGTGTATTGGCAAACTAAAATGATTCAGTTTGTCTTGTAGCgacaaactgtaaaaatataaaacataattaatttaaataaaaatgttgtgttgcaAGAGACACATTACAattgaaaggaaataactctccacaccagcaggtgaCAGTagttagctaggaagctaagaagagctacaaTTTAGTTAGGACTaatagctgggagactaggaagctaaaaagagttactattaggtgggaggctaggacaTACATCTTGAATAAACTGTAAAGTCAACTGGAACTGGAAGCCAGTCAAAATTTTACAACATTAAATTTGTGGGCAGGGGAGGGGAGTACCAGCAATGTAGCCAGGCATGTCGCATGAGTGACGTACAACTGAATTTGTTTTGAAGTTGTTAGCCATTTCCTGAACTAAAACTGAACACCCTTTTTTAGCGCTTTGATCTAGTCACTGAAAAATCCTTATATGACGTTCATATTGGAAggagcaaacacaacaaatcaaccTAGACATGCTTAATAACTGACGCAAGGATGTATAGAgcattaacaaaatgaaaatgtggtgCCACTTTTCTTTCATCTAAGGTCTCGGCACCATTAAGTGTCTGGCATTCGTCTACTGgctgctgcctctctgtctgtgtctcctgGGTTCCCTTTCATTGCAGTCATTCTTTACCATAACAGTATATTAAGACATAAAGGGCAGGAGGCTTTTAATAGCAGCACCAGCCACAGGCTAATTACATTCTGCTGCACCAATATGTAACTCACGGTGACACCTGACTGAGGGATGTGGTTAACCAGGATCGTGACCTAACAAGGCCACCGTCCCTCCCTAGTCCTGTGAAACAGCCCAAATGTGAGTGATGAAAGAGCTGAGACATGCTAATGAAGCCCTGTGTGTACTTTTTTTATTCAGCAATTTAAGCTTGTGAAGCAAGTTCTTGCAAGACGCTGGAAGTTAAGCCCGTATGAACGAGAGCAGTGTTATTTTAGCCGCTTTAACGGTTATTAACTAAACTGAACAGGAGCTCTCAGGTGGCTGTTAGGTGCTAAAGGATCTTGAAGCTTGCAATAGAAGAGGTAGACCAGCTCTCTTTTTGTTATATTGGAGACTTGCGTAGCAACAGCATGCATTTGATACGGTCTAATATTTGTTCTCTTTTTGCTTCGCTTTTGTTATCCATCTTCAATTATGTTTACTCTATGGTTTGTTACTCTTTAGATTTTTAGATGTTCGGACATGATGGACCTCACCTACAAGTACGCATTGCACGAAATATTTTACTATGCGTCATAGTAGACACACGCTTATTGtagttaattaattcattttcttaaaatttGCCCCAGCTGCCTTACAaagtttgtcagtttgtctttcagaaaaatacaacatatatatatatatatatatatatatgcagttaCTGATACTGTATTTAACTTACAGACAAAAGCTAAAAACAACTGAATGCAGCAACAGTTAGCTTGGCTCTACTATGCTTTCTTATTACTAATCTCATCCACCGTGCACCGTAATTGTAATTAGCCACATCTGCACTAATGACTGATTTATTCTTAATTTAAGAGGACAAATAGAACTAATTATAATTCATAGctttaataaacaataaaagtcCAGCTAgattttgtttcagttttcacaCTGGGTGGTTTTTTATCTAAAAAGGAAAGGGAGGTGATTGTGTGGCAGTGTTTTGTTGGTGGCTGGAGCCTGGGGGCTTCAGCTACAACACACCTCCCCACTGAGGAGATGACTGCAGATATCAGATTAGAGGGAGGCCTGCGAGCCTGGTGGTCTGTCTGTTGCTAccgtatattgtgtgtgtttgacacctgtgtggTTCTCCTGCAGGATCGTCAGGTTTCCCTGGCAGATGGGCGAGGAAAAAGTTCGACGTGTCTTTCGGGAAGCGCTGAAAATCTGGAGTGACGTCACCCCACTAACCTTCACTGAGATTCACAGCGGGAAGGCTGACATCCGCATCGACTTCACGAGGTAGGTAGATGGAttgatgcaaaaataaaacgtcTTAAATTGAATTACAACAGATTAAGCGTGTAACAGATCACAAAGCTCAAATAAGAACATAAATCCATCCTGGgagatctgatcacaagtggccagctttaagtACACGTGTAAACATACCCAGGATACATTTGactgatctgatctctgaccacaatTGGAGGAATGTGAACTGTAGTCTGTATGTGAATATGGACACACATCCTTACTTCtttgcactggccaaactgacgccaGCTTCATGGGGATACAGATGgtgccatcttgcgagtttggagccagagtgcATAGTTATGAACTGTGAGCGGAGCCACACTGAATGTCAAAACTTGCACTCTTGTGTAATTAATGCTACGCTCTGATCTATCTCCACTGTTTACAAAGAAATGTatacctgtttattttaactctCGTGGTCCTATGGGACCGCTCCATGGAACAGTTGGCATGAAAGCTGGTGGTACTCATCCtgaggtcacatcctgttcAGTAGTATCAAATACCTAACTCAAACCAAACTTGACACTTCAACATGCAACAGCATATATTAACTAACCATATATtaaccaaaaatgaaaaaaaaaaaaagggttttagGTTAGCCCAGGTCCCATCCAGTAACTTGAAgggggtggagtttatgacctatactgcagccagtcaccagggggagctctacttgctttggcttcgctCTTGAGAATCTGTTctgccatccatctttatagtgaatggtgtgaacacacattgAGTGttggtcacattaaagaccacctacccaacatgcagaataaaaacacaacaactattATAAATAACAGGCCTTTTAAAagattctgtccttgtagctgttactAGGTTACTGGTTATTTGCAAACATAGCGTGAGACATgagactgagatcagatctcaagtgctgGCTGGGAATGCATGTTTAGATGCATTTTAATACCAGGTGTGAACTGGCCACTTGATGATCTGCGCATGTCAGACATTAATACAAGGCCTAAGACTGGAGACGCCACTTATCAGCCACTTGCAAAATCAACATCTGTCCCCAAATGGTTTCACCCCATTCACCTCCTCTAGCCTGGGTCTACTGTCCTTTAATGAGCTGTCACCTagatggttttgttgtttaCAGGTGGTgtacaaagctttttttttttcagaagtaAATGGATGATCTCTGATAAACATCTTCAAGTGGTGTAGGTTGGCATTTTGCAACAAAATCAATGAATCATCATGAAATACATTCAGAAATATGCAGAATAAAAAGACTGCATAAATCATCTATGTTTGACACAAATATTCCTAAAAACTCCTAATCTCAGTCAACAGTCAAATATTTTATCTCCTTGAGTCTGAACTGGCAGCATCAGATCAGTCCACATCAGATTCTGACAAATGTCTCCTTTACAAAGACCCGCAATGATGGAAAAAAGAGATAGTGGAGCAAGAAAAGACAAGCAGATTGCTAACAAAGAGTGATAAAAGATTTATCTTCAAAATTacctcattttcttttatgtagGGTTGTATATAGGGTTTGTGTAttcctgcagagacttttcGGTTTTCCCcttttggttttaatttgaacattaaaatgagtcagtgtGATGATTAACCTAACTTTTtgaagaaataataacaaaaactgaTTCCAGCTTCTACAGTGtgaatatgtgtttgttttgtttgacttttttcagacatttttaacactgAACAGGACGGTATGCTTACTTTTTTTAGGTGGTAGCGCTGGTGCTAGCAAGATAAAATTTTTAGTAGCACAATGAAACAATTAGCAGCACACACAGGTGGACAGTTAATGTGTTTATtggcaaaattaaaaacaattagAAACATTGTTTAACTATCTTTCAAAACATTGCTACGTTTTAATACGCAGTGCTCTCAAGTATTAAACTTAGATTGGAGTGACATTTTTTTAGGGGCCCAAgggtgaagtgtgtgtgaagatAATCTATTAGTATgttaataaatgacaaattcctttaaaccaaataaattgttttatttatgactttcaggacaaaaaaaagataattagaaaaaagacatttgacCAAAAGGGGCTCCTCAGACACCACTGGTCATTGACTGCATTCATTAACTCATGTGTTTCTAGGACcctctactatatgtgttctatattcaacttggcctagtgctatttataaatctcatctcatctcatcttccataccacttatcctcacaaGAGTCACAGGgtttgctggagtctatcccagctggcatcgggcgaagGCAGGAtacagcctggacaggtctccagcctatcacaggctatttataaatatacattattattactattatctcgcattcaatattaagctattcaaataatacacaggttcaaatattcattttacttattttaatttttattttttatagggTGGtcatgcaactgctgtaaacataaacaggaggttcattttcatttttgcgGTCAAagattgtttgtttacattggtactccattcacaaatctgccTCTTCAAGGAGCGCTGGTAAATTTCACGGAGCAGCAGATAAACCGCTCTGGCTGTTAGTCGTGCTGGTATGTTCGTCTCAGAGTGAAACCAACTGCAGCGActttttctgtgtcattttacgGACCCAGCCGCTTCTGGCGCCAGAGAAGGGAGCATTGTTTGTGTTGGTTGGAGTCTATTGCGCTATTTTATATCACTAACATTTactaaaaaagacaacaacaaaacacaagtgcacCACATACCAGTGCAACTCCTTCGTACCCGTGCTAGCGGATACACATTTCTCTTCGCACTGAATGATTTTTAGTAGCAAATGTGACAAAATTGTTGCACTGTCAAATTACCagaaaaagatagaaaatgaaTCAGTACTTATGATGATATTTAGGTGCAACTTGTTGAATGACATTTAAAGGTGAGCTTGACTCAAGAGGGGTCTGTTATGCTTATcagaacatttgttttatttacctgCAGGTACTGGCATGGAGACAACCTTCCCTTCGATGGCCCCGGTGGGATTCTTGCTCACGCCTTCTTCCCAAAAACACACCGACAGGGCGACATTCATTTTGACTATGATGAGGCATGGACCCTGGGAAACCACATGGGTGAGTGTCTGGACAGAAAACCACACAATATCATTAAGATGTAATCAAGAAGTAGTTTTAGTCTCATTCACATTcaagattttacattttacgCAACAACAATAGCTTGTAAGTTCATACATAAAcataattaacataaataaaggATATATCTGTAAAAATGGATTACCTCTGAGCTATATGCCTGCGCTGCTAtacaataaatgttgttttcctgGCACGTCTGTTTAGCTGAGAGCAGATTTGAGTCAGCAGAGGTACTTTTTCATGACTCACTGGTTTGTGCTGGCAAAATCCCCACCGTCTGCCACTGAAAGCAGGTCAAAACAAATACTTAAAACTATTTTCAGACTTTCTATGAACCAGGTGTGCCACCCCTTACCCTGCAGGCACAGACCTTCTCCAGGTTGCCGCCCATGAGTTTGGGCATGTCCTGGGCCTGCAGCACTCGCGTGAGCCGGGAGCCATCATGTCCGCATACTACTCCTTCTCCTACCCACTGAAGCTTAGCGACGATGACAAGCGAGGCATCCAGTACCTGTACGGAGCTCATCCAAACGTTCTGccatcaccaccacccccaccgcCACCTCCAGAAAACACTGAGACCAACGAGATTGTTCCTAATGTGAGCAGAACCTTTAAAGAACTTGTCGTTATTACCTATTTCAGGTCACTGAAATAATTTGAAAccgacaaaaataataataaaaatgtactgaTAATTAACTCATAAAAATCAGACACTGATTTTAAATTGTGGTTGAACAGaatcatttcaaaaacaaactaatgaacCAGGCCTGGG includes the following:
- the mmp11a gene encoding stromelysin-3, yielding MRTSLVACCCFFALQCFPSMLCAPLRRSSRYNVAPVSEKLSDLKKRGKVHIQDLVKEASLSTNTSNTWNRPRCGVPDYPAQKEVHYQGRHRQRRYVLYGGRLDKTDLTYRIVRFPWQMGEEKVRRVFREALKIWSDVTPLTFTEIHSGKADIRIDFTRYWHGDNLPFDGPGGILAHAFFPKTHRQGDIHFDYDEAWTLGNHMGTDLLQVAAHEFGHVLGLQHSREPGAIMSAYYSFSYPLKLSDDDKRGIQYLYGAHPNVLPSPPPPPPPPENTETNEIVPNPNACQTDFDAVSMIRGELFFFKSGYVWRIRDGHLESGYPALASRHWKGIPDNIDAAFEDKSGNIWFFQGENYWVFDAEMQIRGPESIRNLGLSVPGIQAALRWGHDSNYNTYFFKSGSYWRFSPRENRVESIYPRNMQDWSGIPSDVDAAFRDIYGYAHFIRGRQYWKFDPVAMNFLEGYPRYIGVDFFGCRNM